The following coding sequences lie in one Arachis hypogaea cultivar Tifrunner chromosome 4, arahy.Tifrunner.gnm2.J5K5, whole genome shotgun sequence genomic window:
- the LOC112744991 gene encoding uncharacterized protein: MARWWWKAALVVAMVAALRSYALSHGWDKDAALNLLTHWSQSLGVWAIPLYVSVHTISIALCLPSAVFLEAAASLLFGFLPAVLCVFSAKILGASLSFWIGRLIFRSSKSAVEWAHRNRYFNLLSKGVEQDGWRFVLLARFSPLPSYVINYTLAATDVGFLLDFLLPTAIGCIPMILQNTSIGSLAGAAVASASGSKKSQFWSYFFPLVGILSSVLISLRIKKYSTQLSVSENTPSKDNPVEAHSKSS; encoded by the exons ATGGCGCGGTGGTGGTGGAAGGCGGCGCTGGTGGTGGCGATGGTGGCCGCGCTGAGAAGCTACGCGCTGAGCCACGGTTGGGACAAGGACGCCGCCCTTAACTTGCTGACTCACTGGTCCCAAAGCCTTGGCGTATGGGCCATCCCTCTCTATGTCTCCGTACACACTATCTCCATCGCACTCTGCCTCCCCTCCGCCGTCTTCCTCGAAGCCGCCGCCTCTCTCCTCTTCGGCTTCCTCCCCGCCGTCCTCTGTGTCTTCTCCGCCAAAATCCTCGGCGCCTCCCTTTCCTTCTGGATCGGCAG GTTGATATTCAGGAGTTCCAAGTCAGCAGTTGAATGGGCCCACAGAAACAGATACTTTAATCTTCTTTCGAAAGGAGTTGAGCAAGATGGTTGGAGATTTGTTCTTCTTGCTCGCTTCTCACCGCTGCCGTCATATGTTATTAACTATACCTTAGCTGCTACCGATGTTGggttccttttggattttcttcttccCACTGCAATTGGATGTATACCCATGATCTTGCAGAATACATCAATTGGAAGCCTCGCCGGTGCTGCTGTAGCTTCAGCCTCCGGCTCCAAGAAATCTCAATTTTGGTCTTACTTTTTCCCCCTAGTTGGTATTTTATCAAGTGTACTTATTTCCTTGAGAATTAAAAAGTACTCAACTCAACTTTCGGTATCTGAAAACACTCCCAGCAAAGATAACCCCGTTGAAGCGCATTCAAAAAGTTCTTAA
- the LOC112744992 gene encoding uncharacterized protein yields MLPPELQPRSFRPYISSSSSAPSFSFSNSQSQQSSNPSSTESNSSSQSHGNQRGHSASPSTSSSSRSIKNPSGFTHNYRIAMALVPSAMFLLDLGGAPVASVLVVGLMISYILDSVVTSKVPSFFGVWLTLIFSQLCFFLFASPSLFATFSSSLPLTLLSSFLCAHTTFLVGVWCSLNFRFLPLENPSIALSLERLLFASAPISASSIFTWATVSAVGIRNAAYYLAAFNSLFYWLFSIPRLSSFKTTPRARFHGGEVPHDSYILGPLESCVHTLYLLFLPLVFHLGSHYALVFSSAAAFCDLILLFFLPFLFQLYASTKGALWWVTKNENQVHSIRVVNGAVALVAVVVALEVRVVFHSFGRYIQVPPPLNYVLVTITMLGGAAAAGSYAMGMVSDALSSVAFTTSAIVVSAAGAVVIGFPVLFLPLPAVAGFYLARFFEKKSLPSYFAFVVLGSLMVTWFVLHNFWDLNIWLAGMSLKSFCKLIIANAVLAMAIPGLALLPSKLKFLSEIGLISYALLLCYIENRFFNYSSIYYYGFEDEVMYPSYMVVMTTLLGLGLVRRLHVDQRIGGKAVWILTCLYSSKLAMLFIASKSVVWVSALLLLAVTPPLLLYRDRSKTGSRMKSWQGYAHAFVVALSVWFCRETIFEALQWWNGRSPSDGLILGSCILLTGLACIPIVAVHFSHVLSAKRSLVLVVATGLLFILMQPPLPLSLTYQSDLIKTARHSADDISIYGYMAGKPTWPSWLLIIAILLSLASVTSIIPIKYIVELRTFYSIAMGVALGVYISAEYFVWTGILHVLIVVTMVCASVFVVFTHLPSASSTKLLPWVFALLVALFPVTYLLEGQLRIKNILKDTEIGNLGEEERNLTTLLAIEGARTSLLGLYAAIFMLIALEIKYKLASILREKAIDIGGIRHSNSGQSASASFLPRMRFMQHRRASTVPSFTIKRMAADGSWMPAVGNVATIMCFAICLVLNINLTGGSNRAIFFLAPILLLLNQDSDFVAGFGDKHRYFPVVAVISVYFVLTALYSIWEDVWHGNTGWGLQIGGPDWIFVVKNLALLVLTFPSHILFNRYVWSFTKQSDSPPWITLPLNLLPIACTDILKIKILGILGVIYSLAQYLITRQQYISGLKYI; encoded by the exons aTGCTGCCGCCGGAGCTGCAGCCTCGATCATTCCGCCCCTACATATCAAGCTCGAGCAGCGCTCCCTCATTCTCCTTCTCCAATTCCCAATCCCAGCAAAGCTCGAACCCTAGCTCCACCGAATCGAATTCGTCATCCCAGAGCCATGGCAACCAGCGTGGTCACTCCGCTTCCCCTTCCACATCCTCATCCTCCAGATCCATCAAGAACCCCTCCGGCTTCACCCACAACTACCGGATCGCGATGGCGCTGGTTCCCTCCGCCATGTTCCTGCTGGACCTGGGCGGCGCCCCTGTAGCATCCGTTCTGGTGGTGGGGCTGATGATCTCCTACATCCTGGACTCCGTGGTGACCTCAAAGGTTCCCTCCTTCTTCGGCGTGTGGCTCACACTCATATTCTCCCAACTCTGCTTCTTCCTCTTCGCCTCGCCCTCACTCTTCGCCACCTTCAGCTCTTCCCTCCCTCTCACCCTCCTCTCCTCATTCCTCTGCGCCCACACCACCTTCCTCGTCGGCGTCTGGTGCTCCCTCAACTTCCGCTTCCTCCCTCTCGAGAACCCTTCCATCGCTCTCTCCCTCGAGCGCCTCCTCTTCGCCTCCGCCCCTATCTCCGCCTCATCCATTTTCACCTGGGCCACTGTCTCCGCTGTCGGTATCCGCAATGCCGCCTACTACCTCGCCGCCTTCAACTCCCTCTTCTACTGGCTCTTCTCCATTCCCCGCCTCTCCTCCTTCAAGACCACCCCCAGGGCCAGGTTCCATGGCGGCGAAGTTCCTCACGACAGCTACATCCTCGGACCCCTCGAAAGCTGTGTCCACACCCTCTACCTTCTCTTCCTACCGCTTGTCTTTCACCTTGGTTCGCACTACGCCCTCGTTTTCTCCTCTGCTGCTGCCTTCTGCGACCTCATTCTCCTGTTCTTCCTGCCGTTTTTGTTTCAGCTCTATGCCTCCACCAAGGGTGCTTTGTGGTGGGTCACCAAGAATGAGAACCAGGTTCATAGCATAAGGGTCGTCAATGGTGCTGTGGCTTTGGTGGCTGTTGTCGTTGCTTTGGAGGTTAGGGTGGTTTTCCACTCGTTTGGGAGGTACATTCAGGTGCCCCCACCCTTGAATTATGTTCTGGTCACCATCACTATGCTTGGAGGGGCTGCTGCCGCTGGTTCCTATGCCATGGGGATGGTCTCGGACGCCCTCAGCTCTGTGGCTTTTACCACCTCCGCCATTGTGGTCAGCGCTGCCGGAGCTGTCGTCATTGGGTTCCCAGTGTTG TTCCTTCCTCTGCCTGCAGTTGCCGGATTTTATTTGGCTCGATTTTTTGAAAAGAAGAGCCTGCCATCTTACTTTGCTTTTGTTGTTCTCGGGAGTTTAATGGTTACATGGTTTGTGCTTCACAACTTCTGGGATTTAAATATTTGGCTAGCAGGCATGTCCCTGAAATCTTTCTGCAAACTTATAATAGCAAATGCTGTCCTGGCAATGGCTATTCCTGGTTTAGCTCTTCTACCTTCGAAGTTAAAATTTTTATCCGAGATTGGCTTGATAAGCTATGCATTACTCTTATGCTACATCGAGAATCGGTTCTTCAATTACTCCAGCATTTACTATTATGGGTTTGAGGATGAGGTGATGTATCCTAGCTATATGGTTGTGATGACAACTTTATTGGGTTTGGGTTTGGTGAGAAGGCTACATGTGGATCAACGAATCGGAGGAAAAGCAGTATGGATTTTGACTTGTCTTTATTCTTCAAAGCTCGCCATGTTGTTTATTGCATCAAAGTCTGTAGTATGGGTATCGGCTCTTCTATTATTAGCTGTTACCCCTCCATTGCTTCTTTATAG GGATAGATCAAAAACAGGTTCTAGGATGAAATCTTGGCAAGGTTATGCGCATGCCTTTGTGGTTGCCTTATCTGTATGGTTTTGTCGTGAAACGATTTTTGAAGCACTTCAGTGGTGGAATGGAAGGTCTCCTTCAGATGGTTTAATCCTGGGATCATGCATTCTCTTGACTGGATTGGCTTGTATTCCCATTGTCGCTGTTCATTTCTCTCATGTTTTG TCTGCCAAAAGAAGCCTAGTGCTGGTAGTGGCAACTGGTCTGCTTTTTATTCTGATGCAGCCCCCTCTCCCTTTGTCATTGACTTACCAGTCAGACCTAATCAAGACTGCCCGCCATTCGGCTGATGATATCTCAATTTATGGCTACATGGCGGGGAAGCCTACCTGGCCTTCTTGGTTGCTTATTATTGCAATTTTGCTCTCTCTAGCATCTGTTACATCTATCATACCCATTAAATATATTGTTGAATTAAGGACATTTTATTCCATTGCAATGGGGGTTGCCCTGGGAGTCTACATTTCTGCTGAATACTTTGTCTGGACAGGCATTCTGCATGTTCTCATTGTGGTCACAATGGTTTGTGCCTCTGTATTTGTTGTCTTCACTCATCTGCCATCTGCCTCAAGCACAAAGCTTTTGCCCTGGGTATTCGCTCTGCTTGTGGCTCTCTTTCCAGTTACTTATCTTTTGGAGGGCCAACTGAgaattaaaaatattcttaaagaCACTGAAATAGGAAATTTGGGCGAGGAGGAGAGGAATCTTACAACATTGCTAGCCATTGAGGGGGCCAGGACATCTCTTCTTGGTTTGTATGCAGCAATCTTTATGCTAATAGCCTTGGAGATAAAATATAAACTTGCTTCAATTTTAAGGGAGAAGGCTATTGATATAGGTGGCATTAGACACAGCAATTCCGGTCAAAGTGCATCTGCTAGTTTCCTTCCAAGAATGAGATTCATGCAGCATCGCCGGGCTTCTACTGTTCCCTCCTTTACAATTAAGAGGATGGCTGCTGATGGATCCTGGATGCCTGCCGTTGGCAATGTTGCCACAATTATGTGTTTCGCTATATGCCTAGTCTTGAATATCAACCTTACCGGTGGTTCGAACCGTGCCATATTTTTCCTGGCTCCTATCCTGCTGCTACTGAATCAAGATTCTGATTTTGTTGCTGGTTTTGGGGACAAACATAGATATTTTCCTGTGGTTGCTGTTATATCTGTCTACTTCGTTTTGACAGCCCTCTACAGCATATGGGAAGATGTCTGGCATGGTAATACAGGATGGGGTCTTCAAATCGGTGGGCCTGACTGGATATTTGTGGTAAAGAACTTGGCCCTCCTTGTTCTCACGTTCCCAAGTCATATACTGTTCAACAGGTATGTATGGAGCTTTACAAAGCAGAGTGATTCACCCCCGTGGATAACCTTACCCCTTAATCTGCTCCCTATTGCATGTACAGATATTCTCAAGATTAAGATCTTGGGTATATTAGGAGTTATATATTCCCTGGCTCAGTATCTAATCACTAGGCAACAGTATATTTCTGGCCTCAAGTACATCTAA
- the LOC112744993 gene encoding protein FLOWERINGUS T-like, giving the protein MSSSSSRARSSSLSLGHNDPLVLGRVIGDVLDPFTSSVNMRVVYGNNIQEVINCCEFRPSQIINKPRVEVGGHDLRTFYTLIMVDPDAPSPCNPNEREYLHWLVINIPETTEANFGEEIVPYESPRPTAGIHRIVFVLFRQIGRHSVHGPGWRQNFNTRDFAEFYNLGLPVSALYFICKR; this is encoded by the exons ATGTCCTCGTCATCATCAAGAGCAAGATCAAGTAGTTTATCATTAGGTCATAATGATCCTCTTGTTCTAGGCCGTGTAATTGGGGATGTTTTGGATCCCTTTACAAGTTCTGTCAACATGAGGGTTGTTTACGGCAATAACATTCAAGAGGTTATCAATTGCTGTGAATTCAGACCCTCCCAGATCATCAATAAACCAAGAGTTGAAGTTGGTGGACATGACCTTAGGACATTTTACACTCTG ATCATGGTGGATCCTGATGCACCTAGTCCATGTAATCCAAACGAGAGAGAATATTTGCACTG GCTGGTAATCAATATTCCCGAAACTACAGAAGCAAACTTTG GAGAAGAGATAGTGCCGTACGAAAGTCCACGACCAACAGCAGGGATTCATCGTATTGTGTTTGTGCTGTTCCGTCAGATTGGGAGACATAGCGTTCATGGTCCTGGGTGGCGTCAAAATTTCAACACTCGAGATTTTGCTGAGTTCTATAATCTTGGATTGCCAGTTTCAGCTTTGTATTTCATCTGTAAACGATGA